The following are encoded together in the Desulfofundulus luciae genome:
- a CDS encoding potassium channel family protein: protein MRRPKHTSSSHAGSDERIVAGALRFLAYISALETVIFVMGVLLLTRFEHLSPFEAFYLAIITLTTVGYGDYYPVSEPGRLVALVLAVTGVGYQWLSLSTVVAILVEGHIIRFLGEKQMERKIARLKNHVIICGLGRAGMSAVRQLEREGVPFVGIDLNERQVESLREHGHLAIPADATEDETLKAAGVERARSLIAALPHDPDNILIAMAAKDLNPSIRVVARADRPENIKRLKRAGADWVTAVGVPGGTRLALAALKPAAVDFVSSILEHRNTDYKPEELLIDESSPLAGCSIRESRLKEDYGAQVLAIIRENATIVNPEATEKIQPGDMIIVFGDIEKLAPLAFG from the coding sequence ATGCGCCGCCCGAAACATACCAGTAGCAGTCATGCGGGAAGCGACGAGCGTATCGTCGCCGGGGCGCTGCGTTTTCTCGCGTACATTTCTGCTCTTGAAACCGTCATTTTTGTTATGGGCGTTCTCTTACTCACGCGTTTTGAACACTTAAGCCCGTTCGAAGCCTTTTACCTGGCTATCATTACTCTTACCACCGTTGGTTACGGTGATTATTATCCCGTGTCGGAACCGGGAAGGCTGGTGGCCTTAGTCCTGGCCGTTACCGGGGTCGGTTACCAGTGGCTTTCCTTATCAACAGTCGTGGCCATCCTGGTGGAAGGACACATCATCCGTTTTTTGGGGGAAAAACAAATGGAGCGCAAGATCGCCAGGCTTAAAAACCACGTGATAATTTGCGGCCTTGGACGCGCCGGTATGAGTGCCGTGAGACAACTCGAGCGCGAAGGAGTTCCTTTCGTCGGTATTGACCTTAACGAACGGCAGGTGGAATCCTTGCGGGAACACGGCCACCTGGCCATACCTGCCGATGCCACTGAGGACGAGACCCTCAAGGCAGCCGGCGTGGAACGGGCCAGGAGCCTCATTGCCGCGCTACCCCACGACCCGGACAACATTCTCATCGCCATGGCCGCCAAAGATCTTAACCCCAGCATCCGGGTGGTGGCCCGTGCCGACCGGCCAGAGAACATCAAACGCCTTAAGCGCGCCGGTGCCGACTGGGTTACCGCCGTAGGTGTTCCCGGTGGCACGCGGCTGGCTCTGGCCGCGCTCAAGCCTGCCGCGGTGGATTTTGTCTCCAGCATCCTCGAGCATCGCAACACTGATTACAAGCCGGAGGAATTGCTGATTGACGAAAGCTCACCGCTGGCCGGATGTTCCATTCGCGAGTCCCGTTTAAAAGAAGATTACGGCGCGCAGGTCTTAGCCATCATCCGGGAAAACGCCACCATCGTTAACCCTGAGGCTACAGAGAAGATCCAGCCAGGGGACATGATCATCGTTTTTGGGGACATAGAGAAGCTGGCTCCCCTTGCCTTTGGCTAG
- a CDS encoding DUF554 domain-containing protein — protein sequence MVGTLINAAAICAGALLGVLLKKGIPQRVGDTVIQGLGLAVILIGAQMALQTRNPLIVIGSLALGGVVGAGLDIEGRLESLGKRIEARFGRSGESGIAYAFVTASLIFCVGAMAVMGAIEDGLTGNPKTLIAKAMLDGIAAAIFASTMGIGVLFSAIPVFLYQGAITLAARVAGAGLSPWVVAELTATGGLLIVAIGLNMIKAARIKVGNLLPAIFIAAIITAVIEMTRQY from the coding sequence TTGGTTGGCACATTAATTAACGCGGCAGCTATTTGTGCAGGTGCGTTGCTCGGTGTCTTACTTAAAAAAGGCATACCGCAGAGAGTGGGTGATACGGTCATACAGGGGCTCGGCCTGGCCGTCATCCTGATTGGGGCCCAGATGGCCCTGCAAACCAGAAACCCGCTTATTGTCATTGGCAGCCTTGCGCTGGGCGGTGTGGTGGGAGCCGGTTTGGACATTGAGGGCAGGCTGGAGTCCCTGGGGAAACGCATCGAGGCCAGATTTGGCCGCTCCGGGGAGAGCGGCATAGCTTATGCCTTTGTTACCGCCAGCCTGATTTTTTGCGTTGGCGCCATGGCCGTAATGGGCGCTATCGAGGACGGGCTGACCGGCAACCCCAAAACCCTGATCGCCAAGGCAATGCTTGATGGTATTGCCGCTGCAATTTTTGCCTCCACTATGGGCATCGGGGTGCTTTTTTCCGCTATTCCGGTGTTTCTCTACCAGGGTGCTATAACCCTTGCCGCCCGTGTTGCCGGTGCAGGCTTAAGCCCCTGGGTGGTGGCCGAGCTTACCGCTACCGGTGGCCTCCTCATTGTGGCTATTGGGTTGAATATGATCAAGGCTGCCCGGATTAAAGTAGGAAACCTTTTACCCGCCATTTTTATTGCAGCCATTATCACAGCCGTTATTGAAATGACAAGGCAGTATTAA